The window CCAGGGCGAAGTAGCCGCGCAGCGCCGCCCGGCCGCCGTCCAGGTGCACGGCCAGGTGGGGATGGTCGCGGTCGTAGTCGACCAGGAAGGTCTTCAGACCGGCGGCAACGTAGGCGCGGTCGCCGTAGAGCTGCTTGGCCCGCTGGCGGCGCTCGACCTCGCGGACGATCGCCCCGTCGAGGCCGAGGCCGGCGTTGAGGGCGAAGCAGCGGCCGTCGGCGGTGCCGAGCGACAGCCGCCGCCGGGCGCCGGCCGCCAGCAGCTCCAGCAGCCGCGCCACGGCCTTGTCGGGGTCGGCGGGCAGCCCGAGGCCTCTGGCGAGCACGTTGGTGCGTCCGCCGCCAAGCAGCCCAAGCAGCACGCCCGAGTCGCGGAGCCCGTTCACCACCTCGTTGACCGTGCCGTCGCCGCCGAGCACGGCCGCCAGTTCGACCCCGTCGGCCACCGCGCGGCGGGTGAGGACGGTCGCCTGCCCCGGATGGTTCGTCTGCACCAGCTCGACCTTGTGCCGGGCGGCCAGTGCCGCCGCGACCCGGTCGCGCTGCCTCCCGCTGAACCGGCTGGCGTGCGGGTTGGCGATCAGCACCACCCGCATGGATCCACCGGTCGCCCTGACCATGGCACAGGCGCTCTTGGGGGGCCGTGGGGGGGGGGGG is drawn from Actinomycetes bacterium and contains these coding sequences:
- a CDS encoding diacylglycerol kinase family protein; protein product: PPPPRPPKSACAMVRATGGSMRVVLIANPHASRFSGRQRDRVAAALAARHKVELVQTNHPGQATVLTRRAVADGVELAAVLGGDGTVNEVVNGLRDSGVLLGLLGGGRTNVLARGLGLPADPDKAVARLLELLAAGARRRLSLGTADGRCFALNAGLGLDGAIVREVERRQRAKQLYGDRAYVAAGLKTFLVDYDRDHPHLAVHLDGGRAALRGYFALVGNGDPFTYLGRRPFRPTPLATWEGGLDLLVAQTMATRQLLRALTGMLSPHPRPAYPGLPVHHDEDGFTLESDIPMAFQLDGEYLGDRTSVVIGCLRGAQPVVAPRRA